Below is a window of Gemmatimonas sp. UBA7669 DNA.
AATCCGGCGGCCGGAGTAATGGCCACGAGTCCCACCACGGCGCCTGTCGCCGCACCCACCGCCGTGGCGCGCTTGCTACGCACGAACTCAATGAGCACCCAGGTCACCAGACCGGCCGCTGCGGCGGCGTGCGTGGTAACCAGCGCATTTGCGGCGATACCGTCCGCCGCGAGTGCCGAACCCGCATTGAAGCCAAACCATCCGAACCAGAGCAGTCCTGCGCCAAGCAGCGCAAACGGTACGTTGTGCGGCACATTGGGCACTCGCCGGAAATCGCGACGTGGCCCAAGCACGAGAGCAAGCACGACGGCTGTGGTGCCGGCACTGATGTGCACCACCGTGCCACCGGCAAAATCGAGCGCACCGAGTTCGCGCAGCCAGCCGCCTGAGGCCCAGACCCAGTGCGCGAGGGGGTCGTATACGAATGTGGTCCAGAGCACACCAAACACGAGATAGGCTGCAAAGCGCATGCGGTCGACCACGGCGCCAGAAAACAGCGCCACCGTAATGCCCGCGAACATGGCCTGAAATGCCGCGAACAAGAGCTGCGGCAAGCCAGCTGCATAAGTGGCATTGGGCTCGGCCGTGACGCCGGCGAACCCGACGTACGACCAATCACCAATCCAGGTGGAGCCTGGGCCGAAGGCCAGACTGTAGCCCAGCAACACCCATTGCACCGTCACGACCGCGAGTGCGCCGAGGCTCATGAGCATGGTGTTGAGCGCACTCTTGGTGCGCACCAGCCCGCCGTAGAAGAACGCGAGGCCCGGCACCATGAGCAGCACCAACGCAGCGCTCATCAGCACCCACGCGGTATCACCAGCCACAAGGGTAGACGCTTCCGATATCCCTTCGCTCACAATGACTCCGGCGACGGGATGCGCATCTCGAGCTGCGTCTGCCGCATGATCTCGTCGGCGTTTACGGCGGTGAGTGCGTCATTGTCGCGTTCACCGGTGCGAATGCGGACGGTGCGCTCGAGCGGCAGCACAAAGATCTTTCCGTCACCCACCTCGCCAGTGCGAGCCCCCTTGCAGATGGCATCGATGGCGCGCTCGACGAACTCCTCGGAGCAGGCCATTTCGATGCGCACCTTTTCGTGAAACTCCAGCACCACTGACTCGCCGCGGTATTGCTGCACCACGTCGCGCTCCCCGCCATGCCCGCTCACACGCGACAAGGTCATGCCGGTGACGCCAACCTCGAACAGAGCCCGTTTGACCTCGGCCAGACGTTGCGGGCGGATAATGGCCACGATGAGCTTCATGACAGGTGGGCTCGGGAGATTGAAAGCGCCGGTGTACCGGAACAATTGCACAAACTGCACCAATGTTCCAGTTGATCGGCCTTCTACTTCACATTTATGCCAAGATGACGCAGAGAACTTGCCAGGACTGCACGCTGGAACATCCTTGGGATGAAGCGCGGCCATACCACGAACAAATGCCGAAGCAATTCACTCCCCTCGGGCCCCTACGCCGTTGTCAGGGATCGACTGATGGCAATCCGGTAAACCACATCCGAGATTTGGACCCATGGTACAATCACAAGGACGCGCCCTGCCGACGGCCGGCGGTCCAGTTGCCGCTCCGCCCTTTGCCCTGCCCGCCGTGCATTTCGCGGCGGCCTTGTTCTGGTTGCTCGTCTCCGCGGGTCTGCTCGTCTGGCTCGCCCCCCGCCTCGCCATGGGCCGCGTCTTTGACCCGCCCGTCTTTGCCCTCGTGCACGCGCTCATGCTTGGCGTCGTCGGCTCCGCCATCTTCGGCACGCTCCAGCAATTCGTGCCGGGAGGACTTGGCGTACCACTCCGCAGCGTGCGCCTTGGCTTTGCCAGCTTTGCGTTGCTGCAGTTCGGCGTCACCATCCTCGTGCTGGGCTTTCTTGGATGGCGTGGCTGGGCGCAAGGATTGGGCTGGCTGGCCATCCTGGGCGCCGTTGGTGGCGTGTCGCGCAACGTGCTGCGCGCCCGACGTCACAGTGTGAACGGCAAGCTGGTCGGGCTCTACATCACCGTCGCCCACTCGGCGCTGGGCTTCGGCATGATCGTGGCTTTCGCCCGCATTGGCGAAACACTGGGCTGGTGGCAAGTCGACCGCATGGCGCTGGTCAGTGCGCATGCCCTGCTTGGCGCCGTCGGGTTTGGTCTGCTATCGGTTATTGGTGTCGGCAGTCGCATGCTGCCCACTTTCCTCATGGGCCCGGGTGACGACACACGCTGGCTGCACTGGCAGCTTGGACTTACGGTGTTGGCCTTGCTGGTGTACACCGCAGGCGCCGTGCTCACCGCCGGATGGCTCATGCAGAGTGGCGCGTGGCTGCTCATGGCGGCGGCTGTTCCCACACTCATGTTGCCGTGGCGGTGGTTTGCGCGGCGGCGACGTCCGCTCGATGGCGCGCTCTGGCAGGTGGCCTCATCGATGCTGGCGCTCGCCGCCGCCACCGCCGTCGGTCTGTGGCTGTTGCTTGGCGATCCATACCGCTTCAGTCGCTGGGCAGCCCTGCTGGTGGCGCTGGTGGCCGGCTGTCTGGCCGTGCTGGTGGTTGGTGTCATGGCCAAGATTCTGCCGCACTTGAGCTACATCAATCTCGCGCGTCACATGCCAGGCTTTGCCGCCTTGGGCAGCCCCAACGCATTGCTGCGCGACGATTGGCAGTGCATCAGCGCCGTGTGCCTCGGCGCCGGATGGAGCCTGCTTGTCGTCGCGCTGCTGGCCGAACACGCTGCCGGCGCGCGCGCCGCGGCAGCCCTCTGGGCCTTGGGCACGGGCCTCGTGGTCGTCAATACCGCGCGCATGTACGTGGTTGGCCGTCGCCCCGCTCGTATCGCACCGCAGGGCATGGTCACCAACTGAGGCACGCACACACCCCCAGTTCGGTCTTCACTGCCCCACCACTCTGCACGCAGGAGAACCCATGTCGCGCGCTGTGCTCGTGCTGTCTGCCGCATTCACGCTAGGCCTGTCGGCCTGCAATCGCGGTGAGGCGCCCCAAGCTTCATCGGATGAACCCGCGACCGGCGCTACGGCGGGTCAGGCGCTGGTTGACGACACCACCTCGGTCCCCAATGTCGTGCGTGTGGCGGTGCGCTCCGCCGATCACACCACACTCGTGAAGGCTCTGCAGGCGGCCAACCTGGTGGACCCGCTCGCCAATCCGGGACCGTTCACCGTGTTTGCGCCCACCAACTCCGCGTTCGACAAGTTGCCACCCGGTGCGTTGTCCTCGTTGATGGAGCCCGCCAACAAGAGTCAGCTCACGGCGGTGCTGCATCATCATGTGACGACCTCCGCCCTCGACCTCGAATCGTTGGCTGACGGTCAGGACCTTGGCATGGTGGCCGGCGGCAGTGAGCGCATCACGCGCAAGGACGGCAACACCTACATCGGCAGTGCGCGCATCGTGGCATCCGTGCGCGCGTCAAACGGCTGGGTGCACGTCATCGACGGCGTGCTGTTGCCGCCGCAGTAGGCACGCCTGGCGGCTTCGGGCCGCTGTTGCGCTTCGCGCGCGCGTTCAATGGCGCGCGGCCCGCAACAGCGGCACGAGGGCTGCGCGATTGAGCAGCGCATCGGCCAGCGTGTAACGGTCGAGCACGCCAAGAAAAGCAGAGAGCGCTTCGTCCATCATGCCGGCCAACTGGCAGGCCGGCGCAATGGGACAACGAGATGTCTCACTATTGAAGCATTCAACCAAGTCCAGATTGTCTTCCGTTTGCCGAATCACGGTCCCGAGTACAATATCGGCCGGAGCCTTCAGAAGCCGGACACCGCCATGCCGACCGCGCCGCGTTTCCACGTAGCCGAGGTCATGCAGCCGGTGCACCACTTTCATCAGGTGCTCGTGTGACATGCCCATCTGCACCGCAATGATGTTGATGGACACGACCTGGTCGGGCTGCAGTCCGAGTGCGAGCAGGCAGCGAAGCGCGTTGTCGCTGAATTGGGTGAGTCGCATGCACAGCAAGCTGCAACGCGCCCCCCCATCGCTCCTGTCAGGGAAATCCTGCCATGTCGCGGGAATTCTCCGACTTCAATCCGGTATTCGATATCCGAGATTCGTTCGTGCAGGACCGGTCGCCCATTGGGGGTGACCGAGCCTTCCCCGCACCTCTCACTCCCTACGGGGGTTTCTCCATGTCTGCTCCACGCCGCACCGGATGGATTGCCGCGTCGGCCGCCATTGTGGCCACGCTGGTTTACGGTTTTGCCTGTGCGCCGGCCAACCGGCCGGCGGGCACCATCGGCACCGGTGACGCTGCCAGCAAGGTGTACGTCGCGCCCGGGACGCACGACGAGTTCTATGCGTTCCTTTCCGGCGGATTCAATGGCCAGGTCGGTGTGTACGGCCTGCCCTCGGGCCGTCTGCTCAAGATCATTCCGGTCTTCTCCCAGTTCGCCGAGAACGGCTACGGCTATTCGGAAGAAACGAAGCCGATGCTCGAGACCACGTTCGGCAACATCCCGTGGGATGACCTCCACCACACAGCGTTGTCGCAAACCAACGGCGAAGACGACGGGCGCTGGCTGTTTGTGAACGCCAACAACACGCCGCGTGTCGCGCGCGTGGACCTCGCCACCTTCGAGACCGACGAGATCCTCCAGATCCCGAACTCCGGTGGCAACCACGGCTCGCCGTTCATCACATCGAACAGTGAGTATGTACTGGCCTCGACGCGCTTCTCGGTGCCGATTCCCCAGGCCGACGTGGCCATCGCCGACTACGCCAAGAGCTTCAAGGGTACCATCTCCTTCGTGAAGGCCGATCAGCCCGGCAAGATGGACGTGGCCTTCCAGCTGCTCGTGCCCGGCTACAACTACGACCTCGCGCGTGCCGGCAAGGGTCCGTCCAAGGACTGGGTGTTCTTCACTTCGTACAACTCGGAGCAGGCGTACGAGAAGCTGGAAGTGAACGCATCGAAGGCCGACAAGGATTTCATCGCGGCCATCAACTGGAAGACGCTCGAGGCCTGCGTCGCGGGCGGCAAGGCGGAGACCTGGCCGGCGCAGTACATGCACAACACCATGGACCACGCCACGCGCACCGCGCAGAACGAGGTCAAGCAGTCGGTGAAGGTGCTCACGCCCACCACCTGCCCCAACTCGATCTACTTCCTGCCTACGCCCAAGTCGCCGCACGGCGCCGACGTGGACCCGAGCGGTGAGTACATCGTCGCCGGTGGCAAGTTGGCCACGGTCATTCCCGTGCACTCGTTCACCAAGCTGCAGCAGGCCATCAAGGATCAGGCCTTTGAAACGACGATCGACGGCATCCCCGTGATCAAGTACGAAGCCATTCTCGCCGGTGAAGTGAAGGACCCGGGCCTTGGCCCCCTGCACACCGAGTTCGATGGCCAGGGCTATGCCTATACGTCGATGTTCATCTCCAGCGAAATCGTGAAGTGGAAGCTGGGGACCTGGGAGATCGTCGACCGCGCGCCGACGTTCTACTCCATCGGCCACCTCATGATTCCCGGTGGTGCCACCACCAAGCCGTCCGGCAAGTACGTCGTCGCCCTCAACAAGATCACCAAGGACCGCTATCTGCCCACTGGCCCCGAGCTCACGCAGTCAGCGCAGATCTACGACATCTCGGGTGAGCGCATGAAACTGCTGCTCGACTTCCCGACGACAGGTGAGCCGCACTACGGCAACGCCATTGCCGCCGACAAGATCAAGCCCAACCAGAAGAAGTTCTTCACGCTCGCCGAGAACAAGCACCCGCAGGTCGTGCGGAACGAGAAGGAAACGGGCGTCAGCCGCAGTGGCAAGACGGTGCACGTGAAGATGGCCGCCATCCGCTCGCACTTCTCGCCGGACAATCTCGAGGGCGTGCAGGTGGGTGACACGGTGCTCTTCCACATCACCAACCTCGAGCAGGACTGGGATATCCCCCACGGCTTCGCGGTCATGGGCGCCACCAACGCGGAACTGCTCATCATGCCGGGTGAAACGCGCACACTGAAGTGGGTGCCGAAGACCGTGGGTGTGTACCCGATGTACTGCACCGACTTCTGCTCGGCGCTGCACCAGGAAATGTCGGGCTACGTGCGGGTCTCGCCGGTTGGCTCGAGCGTGCCGCTCAAGGGCAACTCGGTCAAGGCGCAGGGTCAGGTAGCCCGTGCGGCAGCGCGCGGTGTGACGCTGCCCACACCGCCGAGTGGTGAAGGCGCGAATCCGCATGCGGGACACAGCATGCCGCAGCCGCGCTGAGACGCGCCGCGCCGAGAAGCGCCGCGCTGAAGCGGACCTCTCACTTTTCTCCCTTCAGGGACCCGGGTGCGGTGGTGCTCCAGACACCCCGCATCCGGCGCCCGGGTGACGATACAATGGTTTCCCAGCGTTCCCGTGTTCTCTTTGCCATCGCCGCACTCGCGCTGGGCGCGGCCGTGCTCTTTCCCCTCTGGCGCGTCTCGCTGACCGCGCCGCAGTACCCCGAAGGGCTGGGCATGTACATCTGGGCCCATACAGTGGCCGGAATCAGCCCAAACGACTTGCAGAACATCAACGGCCTCAATCACTACATCGGCATGAAGGCCATCGTGCCCGAGTCGATTCCCGAACTCAAGGTCATGCGGCCCGGTATTCTGGCCATGGCGGCACTTGGACTGTTCGTGGCCTTCACCGGCCGACTGCGCTACATGCGCTGGTGGACCGGCGTGCTCGTGCTGTCCGCCATTGTCGGCCTCGTGGACTTCTGGCGCTGGGAGTACGACTACGGACACGATCTCGATCTCGAAAACGCGCCCATCAAGGTACCGGGCATGACCTATCAGCCGCCGCTCATCGGCAGCAAGAACCTGCTCAACTTCACGGCCACGTCGCTCCCGGCAACGGGTGGCCTGCTGGCCATCGGCGCGGTGCTGCTCTCGCTTGGTGTCGCCACGCGTGCGCGTCGGGTGACCGCATGACCTCCACCCTGTCGCGCCGCGACGTGCTTTCAACGATGGCCTCCACGATGGCCTGGCTCGCTGTAGGCGGGCTTGGCCTCTCCACCATGGCCTGCACCGCCAGCCCACGACCTCTGGTGCCCGGTGAGGACAGCTGCGCCTTCTGCCGTATGACGATCGACGATGCACGATTCGGCGCGCTGGTCGTGACCGCCAAGGGGCGCCTTGAGACGTTTGACTCCATCGAGTGCGCGGCCGCCTATGTGCAGGGCCTGGCTGACAGCGAACCGCCGCGCACGGTGTGGGTGGCCGACTTCTCGGCGCCGGCGCGATGGGTGGACGCCACGCGCGCGGTGTACCTGCATGGCAGTCGACTGCGCTCCCCCATGGGCCGTGAGCTCGTGGCATTCGCGGCCGATGCCGACACCACCACGCTCCTGGCCGAACATGGCGGCACGCTGACCACCTGGTCGGGTGTCCGCGCCCTGGTGTCCGACCCGGTGGCCGGTTTCCGGCCCACGGCTGGTCCGTCCCCGCAGCGCGATACGGCTGCCGATACCGCAGCCCGTGCCAGCGCGCATGCGCACTGACTGGCGCAGTTCGGCAACGGCCACGCTGCTGATGCTGTCCATGCTCGGCGCGTCGTCCAGCATCGGCCACGCGCAGAGTGACACGATTGTCGTCTCCGCAGATGGCGAGGCGGGCACGGTGACACGACTCAGCGACGCGGTGGCGCGTGTGCCGCGGTACGGCGTGGTGCGAGTGCGCGCCGGTATCTACAGGGAGCCCACCGTCATCGTCCGTCAGCCGCTCACACTCGTGGGTGACAGCGGGGCGGTACTCGACGGCGAGGGGCAGCGCGAGCTGCTGGTGGTCGGCGCCGACTCGGTCACGGTGCGAGGCCTCACGTTTCGCAACACCGGGACCAGTCAGGCCACCGATCGGGCGGCGCTGCGTTTCGTGGAAGCCGCCGGATGTCTGGTGGAGTACAATCGCTTCGAGAACACACTGTTCGGCATCTATTTGCAGCGCGCGAGCGCCTGCCTCGTGCGGCGCAACGTGCTGCAGGGCATGGCCGGATCGCAGACCGTCACCGGGAACGGCCTGCACAGCTGGTCGAGCCGCGACGTCGTCTTTGAAGACAACGTCATCGACGGTCACCGGGACGGCATCTACTTCGAGTTCACCGTGGGTGGTGTGGCGCGGCGCAACATCAGCCGCCACAGCCGCCGCTACGGGCTGCACTTCATGTTCTCCGACAGTTGTCGCTACGAGAACAACACCTTCCTGGCCAACGAATCGGGCGTGGCGGTGATGTACGCCAAGTACGTCAGCATGATCGGCAATCGCTTCGAGCGCAATCGCGGCAGTGCGGCCTACGGCGTGCTGCTCAAGGAAATCAGCGACAGCGAACTGCGTGGCAACGTGTTTGTGGAGAACTCCATCGGCCTGCACCTCGAAGGGGCCAACCGCAACCGGATTGCGGACAACGACTTCGTCCGCAATGGCTGGGGCGTACGCATCATGGCTGATGCCCAGGAGAATGTGCTGCGTGGCAATCTCTTCTCCGGCAATGTGTTTGACGTGGGCACCAACAGTCGACTCAACTTCAGCACCTTCACCGGCAACTGGTGGGACCGCTATCGCGGCTACGACCTCGATCGCGACGGCCGTGGTGACGTGGCCCACCGTCCTGTGCGACTCTTTGCGTTGCTGGTCGAGCAGTCCCCCGCGGCACTGGTGCTGGTGCGCAGCCTGCTGGTGGATGTACTCGATGTGGCGGAACGCGTGGTGCCCACACTGACGCCGGAAACTCTGCGTGATGAGGCCCCGCTGATGCGGGCGCCGAGGACCGTGCGATGATCGGACGCGACATGCAGGAATCCACCGGGACCATCGTGAGCCTGCGTGGGGTGGTGAAGAAGTACGGCGCACGCGAGGTGCTCTCGCAGGTTGATCTGGACCTGCCGCGCGGCAGCGTGACCGCTATCATCGGTCCCAACGGCGCCGGCAAGACCACGCTCAACAAAGCCGTGCTGGGCCTCGTGCGTGTGGATGCGGGCCAGATCTGCTTTGATGGTCGCGACACGCGCGGTGACATCGTGCATCGCGCACGCATCGGCTATATGCCCCAGACGCCGCGCTATCCCGATGCCTTCACCGCTGGGGATGTGCTCACGCTGCTGCGCGAACTGCGTGGCCCGTCAGCGCGCATCGACGACGAACTGATCACTGCGTTCGAGCTCAAGCCACTGCTTGGCACCCCGGCACGCGCCCTCTCAGGTGGGCAGCGGCAGCGAGTCAACGCGGCCGCCGCCTTCCTCTTCACACCCGACCTGTTGTTGCTCGACGAACCCACGGCCGCGCTTGATCCCGTGGCCAGCGGCATCCTCAAGGACAAGATCCGTGCCGTGCGTGCGGAGGGACGCGCCGTCGTCATCACCTCACACATTCTCAGTGAGCTGCAGGAACTTGCCGATCGTGTGGTCTTTCTGCACGAAGGGCGCGTACACTTCTCCGGCACGCTCGATGCCCTGCTCGAGCGGACCAACGTCACCTCGCTCGAACGGGCCATCGCGCTGCTCATGAAGCGTTCGCGCGGCCCGTCGCAGTCCGCCGGCATGGCGGTCGCATGAGTGCCGTGGCCATGGCGTCACCGTCGGTGGTGGGCACGGTCCTGCGTCATGAGTGGCGCAGCGTCCTGCGCAATCGTGGCGTGCTGGTCTTTGGCGTGGGTACGCTGCTCCTCACGGAAATCGTGCTGCGCCTTACCGGATCGGCGCCCCGCGCACTCAGTGCCCTGCTCAACCTGGTGCTGCTGGTGGTGCCGCTCGTGACCACCATGGCCGGCATCATCAGCTGGCATGCGTCGCGTGAGTTCAACGAACTGCTGCTCACCCAACCGGTACGCCGCCGCTCACTGTTCGTGGCGCTCTACCTCGCACTGGTGCTGCCGCTGGCCGTGGTGTTCGCCCTTGGCCTCCTGCTCCCCATGGCCTGGCATCGGGTCATCGGTCCCGAAACGAGTGGCCTCCTGTTGTCCACGGTCGGCGGTGGCGTCGCGCTTACGTTCGTTTTCGGGGGCCTGGCCTTGCTCATCGGCATTCGTGTCGACGACCGGCTGCGCTCGGTCATGACGGGCCTCATGCTGTGGCTGCTGCTCACCGTTGGCTACGACGCGCTGGTGTTGATCGTCTCCACCACGATGGCCGACTATCCGCTCGAGCGGCCGATGCTGGCGCTCATGCTTGGCAATCCGGTCGATCTCGCCCGCAGTGTCATCATCCTGCAGAGTGACACGGCAGCCCTCATGGGCTACACCGGCGCCGTCATGCAGCGATTCCTCGGGTCGGCCGTCGGCACGGCCGCGGCCGCTCTGGGCCTTCTGGCCTGGATTGTGTTGCCGATGCTTGTCGCGCGCCGCAGTTTCGAACGACGCGACTTCTGATCCGTGTTTTCCCCACCCACCACCATTTCACGGAGTCCTGCCATGATGCGTATGTCCCGGATGCTGCTGCCCGCCGGAATCGCCGTTGCCACCTTGATTGCCGCCTGTGGTGGCGGCGAAGCGGCGAAGGAACAGGAAGGCGACGACAAGGACGACGCCACACCGGCTGTTGCCGTGTCGTTTGATCCTTCCACCATCACCGACGCCGAGCTCGCGCTCGGCGACTCGATCTTTCACGGCCTGATCGGTGCCACATCCTGTCAGTCCTGCCACGGCGCGGGCGGCGTGAATGGAGCGGCGGCGCCGAGCCTGGTGGACGACAAGTGGCTGCACAGCGACGGCAGCTTCGAGGGCATTCACAAGACCATCGCCTCAGGCGTGATGACGCCCAAGGAATTCTCTGGTGTCATGCCGCCGTTCGGCGGTGCGCCCCTCGACGCGGCCAAGCACAGAGCCGTAGCGGCGTACGTGTACAAGATCAGTCACAAGTAGGCGCAGTTCGTCCATCTTTCGTCAGGCCATCGAGACTCGAGATGTGCGAGTTGCGAGTCGAGAGCATGGGACTGAAATAGAGGGATGGGAGACCAGCAACCAATGATGTGAGAGACCCGAATCTCGGCGGCCAGGACCGCAGTTGTGGTTGACCGCAACCGCAGTCCTGGCAGCACACGATCGGGATTCTCACATCATTGGTTGCTGGTCTCCCATCCCTCTATTTCAGTCTCATCCTCTCACCATCCCACCATCCCATCTCACAGCCCTCAAGTCCCAACGCCCGAAGCAGTCGCAGACAGCGGCTCGTACTTCCGGCCGCGCCAGGCCGTGGGCGTCTTCAGCGTGCTCTGCGTCAGCCGCCACGCCGCCGCGGCATCCGCCAGCCACGAGGCCCAATACGACAGGCCACGGGTGCCGTAGCTGCCGCGCAGCGCCCACAGCATGAACCACCTGAGGCTCTGCGCCACCGCATTCACAATCAGCAGGCCCGTTCCCACGCGCGACGCCAGATCGGAACCGGTGGGACTCCACACCCCAGCGCGCCAGGTCACCAACAGGGCCAGCAGAATCGTCAGAGGCAGCGCTTGCACCAGCCATACCAGACAGACATCGAACCAGCGCAGCCACCAGCCGGTGGCGTCCTTGAGATCAAAGCTGCGTCCCCACTCACGCCACATCTCGCCCAGCGAGCGATAGGCGCTCACCTGAATGAGACGCGAGCCATCGAGAAAACCCACGCGCGCGCCATGACGCGCCAGATGCCGCGCCAGCGTCACATCGTCGGAGAATGAGGCCCGGGCCGGCGCGTAGCCGCCATGTTGCAGCAGCAACTCACGTCGCGCGAGAAAGCACTGGCCATTGGCCAGCACGCGATCGGGCGGTGGCTGCGTGGCGCCAGCCGCGCCGCAGCGATACACCAGGGTCACCAGCATGGCCGGTTGCACAAAACGCTCAGCCGCTGTCTGCCCAATGAACTGCGGCGCGAAGCTGGCCACATCGTAGCCATCCTGCTCGGCCGCATCCACCACGGCGCCCACCATGCCCGGGGCCGGCACCGTGTCGGCATCGATGCCCAGAACCCAGGTGCCGCGTGCCTCGCGCAGACCACTCTCCAACGCCCACACCTTCCCCACCCAACCCTGCGGTAACGGGTCGTCGGTGATGAGCCGGATACGCGGATCGCGCGCCGCGGCCGCCTGCACCAGCTCGCGTGTGCCGTCGGTGGATCGACTGTCCACCACCAGCACCTCGAGCAGCGGCGCGGTCTGCTGCATCAGCCCTTCGAGACACGGCCCCACGCGATGCGCCTCGTTGAGCGTGGTGACCATCACACTCACCGTGGTGTCGTCGCGCGGCGACAGACGTGGCGGCAGCGGCGGCCGCCGAGTGCGCCCGGGCAGCAGCCGGAGTGTGAGCACACTCAGCAGCACGGCCTGCACGAACAGCAGGCCAAGACCAAACAGGACGCCGGGCGACACGGAAGGCAGCATGCGCGGAAAACGGGGAGTCTGCAGAAAGTTTGCAGGGACCTGCAGTGGTCGAGCGGTGACAGATCGGGAGTGGCCGCCAGAACAGCGGCCAGCCACTCCCTGCCTGACCAATGGAAGGTGGCGCCCCGGCGGTTCCGGGGATAGGCTCTCACATGACTTCTGCTCCGGAATCGCTGGGTCAGCGGCTGCTCGCCAACTGGGCGCGCGTGCACCGCTGGCCGCTCGGCAAACAGCTTTTCAGCTGGGCCGTGGGACGTATGGCGCCCTATACGGGCACGGTGGGCGGGGTGTACACCGAGGTCCGGCCGGGCTTTGCGCAGGTCGAGCTGCGCGATCGCCAACGGGTGCGCAACCATCTCCGCTCCGTTCACGCCGTGGCGCTCGTCAACCTGGCCGAGATGACCAGCGGTGTCGCCCTGCTCACTGCTCTGCCGCGCGGGGTGCGAGGCATCGTGTCTTCGCTGGACATTCGCTATCTCAAGAAGGCGCGCGGCACACTCACCTGCTCCTGCACGGCCAGCGCCCCCGATGTCATCGACACACCACGCGACCATCCCGTCACGGCCGTCATTCGTGATGGAGCCGGCGATGTCGTGGCCGAATGCACGGTGCACTGGCGTCTCTCGCCACTGGACGTGTCGTGAACATGATGAACGCGCGACTGCACACGGCAGACATCGAGACGCCGTTCACCCGGCACGCCGGCGTGCGGGTCCCGCTCATCTGCGGCCCCATGTACCCGTGCAGCAACCCGGAGCTGGTGGCTGCGGTGAGCCGCGCGGGTGGTCTGGGCATCGTACAACCCATTTCGCTCACCTATGTGCACGGGCACGAGTTTCGTGCCGGCCTCCAGCGCATTCGCGAACTGAGCAACAATGCGCCCATAGGCTTCAACGCCCTCATCGAGGCGTCCAGTCGCACCTACCACGAGCGTATGCAGCGCTGGGTGGACATCGCGCTCGAAGAAGGCGTACGATTCTTTCTCACGTCGCTTGGCAATCCACGCTGGGTCTGTGAGCGGGTACACGCGGCAGGTGGGGTGGTGTACCACGACGTCACCGAACGCAAGTGGGCGCTCAAGGGGCGGGACGCGGGCGTCGATGGCCTGGTGGCCGTCAACCGCGAGGCGGGCGGACATGCCGGCGCGCGCAGTCCACAGGCGCTGCTCGACGAAGTGGCCGATCTCGGTCTCCCGGTGGTGGGTGCCGGTGGCGTGGGCAATGCACAGCAGTTTGTGGACATGCTGCGCATGGGCTATGCCGGTGTGCAGATGGGCACGCGCTTCATCGCCACCACCGAGTGCATTGCCGATCCGCGCTACAAGCAGGCCATCGTGAACGCGCAGGCAAGTGATGTGGTGCTCACCGAACGTCTGACCGGTGTGCCGGTGGCGGTGCTGCGCACGCCCTACGTCGAACGACTCGGCACCCGCGTGTCACCGCTGGCGCGCTGGATGTTTCGCGGACGACGCACGAAGCACTGGATTCGCAGCTGGTACGCGCTG
It encodes the following:
- a CDS encoding NAD(P)H-dependent flavin oxidoreductase, which translates into the protein MMNARLHTADIETPFTRHAGVRVPLICGPMYPCSNPELVAAVSRAGGLGIVQPISLTYVHGHEFRAGLQRIRELSNNAPIGFNALIEASSRTYHERMQRWVDIALEEGVRFFLTSLGNPRWVCERVHAAGGVVYHDVTERKWALKGRDAGVDGLVAVNREAGGHAGARSPQALLDEVADLGLPVVGAGGVGNAQQFVDMLRMGYAGVQMGTRFIATTECIADPRYKQAIVNAQASDVVLTERLTGVPVAVLRTPYVERLGTRVSPLARWMFRGRRTKHWIRSWYALRSLYRLKRSSIAGSNSDYWQAGRSVETIADIKPAGDIVAECEASLLNHSHPERTSQHSEL